Genomic segment of Glandiceps talaboti chromosome 17, keGlaTala1.1, whole genome shotgun sequence:
TccaatacaaaataaaatgtacaaacacGGTTACTTTAGGGGTACGGTGGACAAGGAGAATTCTTTCCGGAAATGAGAATGCTTGCTACAGAACATAGATGTTTTGAAAccaattatgttattatttagaAGTAATGTCAAATGAACAAAATGCATTTGAGCTATACAAACCAGTATGTAGACCTCAGTTTGTAACACATATGAACTTAAAGCTCAGCTGTCAGTGGGAAGCGACTCAACATACAAACCAGTATGTAGACCTCAGTTTGTAACACATATGAACTTAAAGCTCAGCTGTCAGTGGGAAGCGACTCAACATACTAGTGTACTTTTTATCATAAAAGTTGAAAAGTCTCCTTAATCTATGACAAATTTATCAGTTTAACTTTTTTTGACAACAGGTGTCTATGCCCCCTGCCATCGTTGGTCCACGATCTATTGTGAGTCCACGTGATGTACCTCGGGATTACTTGGGATTCTCTCTCTTTACCGCCATCTTCTGTTTCTGGCCAGTTGGATTGGTAGCTGTCATCAAGTCACGTAATGTAAGTGTTACAACCTTTattatttgtgttgttgttgttgttgttgttgttgttgttgttgttgttgttgttgttgtttcgtCGTGAATCATCCCATGTTGTCATGGTTCCCGTGCAAGATAAAAGGAAAACAGGGTCCCTTGTAGTCTTCAAACaatttatttgtcatatttgagGGTaatctcaatctgattaaaatccgatgtagatgtcggctaatcgttcattgctattttaccttcgttattttgcctgaattgaacttcttggtacatgtttacattttttagccggattttaatcagattggggtaATCTTAAACACGTGCGAAATTACTGGACTATAAGCTTACGGCTAATATGAATCTGAGCATAAATTGATCGCCAAAACTTTGCTTCAGggtaaccatggtgataatGACTATATATAAGTAACAAACAAGCACTGTTACAGttcgtatatgtatgtatgtatgtatgtatgtatgtatgtatgtatgtatgtacttactggtggtggtggttgttgttgttgttgttgttgctgttgttgttgttgttgttgttgttgctgctgttgcttttttgttatttttcctAATGCATGTTTTGTGATCTATTTTAGGTACACCGTGATGTATGGAGAGGTGACATGTCTGCCTCACACCACTCTTCATTGTGGGCCAAACGTCTGTCCATCATAAGTCTGGTTCTTGGTCTCATCTGCTGGGGACTAATCATTGCCTGGAAGCTGCGATGGTTATGGTGTGATAAGAGTTTTGGAGGTGATCACCGTGAGGGACATCATCATGGACgtcatcatgatgatgatgatgatgatgacgactggCACTAAACACGGACCGGCGCGACTCCCGCACGTGCGGTGGCATTCGCAATACCGTTGTCCAATGAAACCCTAGCAAATCACTTATAAATTCATTCACACTTTGCTTTGTGTTCATTTTTGTAATCGGTTCACATTATATACAACACTTACTAGTTTTTACTTTTCAGTTCACCTCAATAATCATTATACTATATTTACAATCAAAAATGATTATACATTTACAAGGAACAAACTGATGAGTTTTTGGagtttatgttttgttgttCAAGAAACGAAAAGTACGTGAACAAATTAGACTCTTTTCTTTGGTTATAcactttgttttcattgtataaGTGTGTGACTACATCTATTGTATAAGTGTGTGACTACATCTattgcaaataaataaaatgttttctaAATCAAAAGTCTTGTATATTATTGTCAGAGTCGTAAATACAGGCTCTGTTTACAGTTTTAAACACCTCAACAAACTTGGCAATTCGAATGAGTCTTTCGGTATAAATTATAGCATTTTAGCATttagcagacagacagacagacagacgggcagacAGAGGGAGATACACTTTCCCTGTATGGTTATAAAATTGATGTAAAGTCAGTCAATTGGATACATGACTTGATTTATCTCTTCCGAAGTCTAAATTTCCTTGAAtaatgattgattgactggttggttggtcggtcagttggttggttggttggttggttggttggttggttggttggttggttggttggttgattgattgattgattgattgattgattgattgattgattgattgattgattgattgattgattgattgattgatttgattgattgattgattgattgattgattgattgattgattgattgattgattgattgatttaatgaatatatgtagtgtgtatatgGACGcaaaatgaataacattgaatATCCAGACTTACACCATGCATTATTAAATAGACGTGGATTAGTTCCTGATATGGTTCAGTGCTAATGAACAAAGACTCCATCTGTTCAATTAAAGGAAGCAGAAGATGGTAAATTACTCTGGAAGCCAATCAATAAATTTATGACCTCATTTACTAGCTGTTGCACTGTCAAAGTCTGCATTTTTTCAATCGACACAGCACCCCTTTCCCGACGAGTATGACATAATCGGTCTAATTTTAGGGACGTCTTTCATTCAATTCGTCACGTGACAAGTAATGTATTAAATTTGACAGATAATCACCAATACGtctataatattatattgtacatattgtagacatgaaagaaaacaaagaacCGATCACGTGACTGGCCCGCTCTCCTTATATGGCCTAAATACGTCACTATATTGTTATGAATAAATTAGCTTGACTTTGTACTGAAACCGTGCGTCAGCTACGATTAACGACTGTTCCAACAATAAGAAAGTGTGTTTTTACAAAAGACGTCTTCGTTTTCGTTTGGAAGCTAACGTGACAAAATGAACGGTAGGTGggctaaaccatagacagtgacTGTCTATGGCTAAAACTGTTTTGACAGAGCATATTACAACAAAGATGTGTTTGTGAGCATGTATATGGTAAGACGAAATATTGGACACTTTTCAGACTTGCAAGATGCAGTGCACTATGGGAAACTGATGGCATACGTAGACTAAGTtctaaatttatataaatatcattattgaaATAACACTCACGGTTAGTGCAAAATAGAGATGACGCCGAACAAAAGCCTATGGTATATCAAATTTAGTTCTCATTTTCTATCGTACATTTCCAAATGTGAACTTTGACCATAACTACCattgagaaagagagagagagagagagagagagagagagagagagagagagagagagagagagagagagagagagagagagagagagagagagagagagagagagggggggagacagacagacagacagacagacagacagacagacagattttgACGGGCTTACTGTCCCTGCTTTAATTAACTCACGCATAATCGCACCGTGAATGAATATtcgtaatttactttcaaaaataATGTTGATGAGAGAagagaaaatatttatttatcaggtAATCTCTGTAAATTTGGCAAACTGTGGCAAAAAACGTGTCCCgtataaatgtttaaaaatgacacatttcatTATGTATAATTTTCAGAGAACAGAGTTTCACCCCACAAGGACGGACTACCTCCCCCGTATGTGTTCCCTGACACAGAGGTAAGTACGTATATAACGTAATAATCCCCTCAGAAATATCAGGGTTTTAGGTTGTGCGACAACTCAGTTTATAATGAAATTCTTTCAAAAACTTAAGGAAAAAGTTCAGACATGCTTATATCTGCTTTAACACACTTTTATTGATTACTTCTATGAACTTAGATAAGATAATGTAgcacttattattattattatttttattattattattattatttatttcgcGCTACACATGCGTCTCAGCGCGTTGTACagactgaagtttaaaaaattgcaataaagtaaagaaaataacagcacacaAAAAGGGACTAAGTGTAAAACTGACCgactgaaatattttattttactcatCAAATTTGAAAAGTTGTAAAGTTCTAATTCATTTGAAGTGTGTTCAGTCATTTgggggattttctgcaatagGTTTATTAGAAAGATTTGTTGATGAAATTACGAACAGTCTAATCTCCTTTTTTTGACATTGTATATAAAtgcaaatataccatatttatgaaaacaatctttattgatatttttttattttataggTGTCCATGCCTCCACCAATTCTTGGTCCACGATCAATTGTGCATCATTCTGATTTACCTCGGGATTACTTAGGGTTCGCTCTGTGTACCGCCGTCTTCTGTTTCTGGCCTGTTGGATTGTTTGCAGTCATCAAATCACGTAATGTAAGTCTAAAAATCCGTAATCTCTATACTGCTATAATTGTTGCTGCTGATATTGCTGCCATTAAGCAAGACTATTCTAGCCTTTCGTTTAAATCAAATTTTTCCTGTGTTATTTCactgatttattttcatatacgtTTGGTGCATAACAAAGAAGATTCGGTACATAAGTTTAACTTAGTATATAATTTGTTTCAACTGTTTCAAACACACTCGAAATTTAACCAAGGCAATTTTTGCAATGCATGTTAATTAAACACGTACTACCAACCTTTATCTAATACTCACAATATTTACTTTAGTGACAAAAGAAAGTCCCCCTTGTAAATGTACACATTCGCCGTCTCTTCCTTCTTAGTAGCTAGATGGCGAATGTTATATATAGGGGATCGAAGTTTGGCTGAGCAGTTATCACGCTATGTGTACTCCTAGAGACTTAGCAATCATCACTCTATGTGTACTCATAGACTTAGAAATCATCACCCTATGTGTACTCATATAGACTTAGCAATCATCACCCTATGTGTACTTATAGACTTAGCAATCATCACCCTATGTGTACTCATACAGACTTAGCAATCATCACCCTATGTGTACTCATAGACTTAGCAATCATCACCCTATGTGTACTCATAGACTTAGCAATCATCACCCTATGTGTACTCATACAGACTTAGCAATCATCACCCTATGTGTACTCATACAGACTTAGCAATCATCACCCTATGTGTACTCATACAGACTTAGCAATCATCACCCTATGTGTACTCATACAGACTTAGCAATCATCACCCTATGTGTACTCATATAGACTTAGCAATCATCACCCTATGTGCACTCATAGACTTAGCAATCATCACCCTATGTGTACTCATATAGACTTAGCAATCATCACCCTATGTGTACTCATACAGACTTAGCAATCATCACCCTATGTGTACTCATATAGACTTAGCAATCATCACCCTATGTGTACTCATACAGACTTAGCAATCATCACCCTATGTGTACTCCTAGAGACTTAGCAATCATCACCCTATGTGTACTCATACAGACTTAGCAATCATCACCCTATGTGTACTCATATAGACTTAGCAATCATCACCCTATGTGTACTCATAGACTTAGCAATCATCACCCTATATGTACTCCTAGAGACTTAGCCATCATCACCCTATGTGTACTCATACAGACTTAGCAATCATCACCCTATAGCTATGTGTACTCCTAGAGACTTAGCAATCATCACCCTATGTGTACTCCTAGAGACTTAGCAATCATCACCCTATGTGTACTCATACAGACTTAGCAATCATCACCCTATGTGTACTCCTAGAGACTTAGCAATCATCACCCTATGTGTACTCATACAGACTTAGCAATCATCACCCTATGTGTACTCATATAGACTTAGCAATCATCACCCTATGTGTACTCATACAGACTTAACAATCATCACCCTATGTGTACTCATAGACTTAGCAATCATCACCCTATGTGTACTCATAGACTTAGCAATCATCACCCTATGTGTACTCATACAGACTTAGCAATCATCACCCTATGTGTACTCATACAGACTTAGCAATCATCACCCTATGTGTACTCATATAGACTTAGCAATCA
This window contains:
- the LOC144448367 gene encoding proline-rich transmembrane protein 1-like, yielding MTGRTGTENKVSPEKKPEKDGLPPPYVVNDTMVSMPPAIVGPRSIVSPRDVPRDYLGFSLFTAIFCFWPVGLVAVIKSRNVHRDVWRGDMSASHHSSLWAKRLSIISLVLGLICWGLIIAWKLRWLWCDKSFGGDHREGHHHGRHHDDDDDDDDWH